GCCGTAATCTGTCTCTGTATTTACGTCTGCGAAAATTGCAGTATCGGGACCGCCGACAACACCGGCGGGGAGTCCCTCAGCTCCTAAGGCATATCCCTGGATATTAAGATGTGAGTAATCAACCGGATAATCTTTGTCTCCCCCTGCAGTGATTTCACCGAAGGGTCCGGGATAGATGAGTTCTCTGCCGCGGAAGGTTGCCTTGAACACCTCACAGTTTCCGGTGCAGCCATCAAGGCATCGGGCGCATAGCCCACTCATGGGCACTACATCTTTGGAACGATTGGCAGTTCTAGTGGCATCACTTGCGTTTGGTCGTCGCAGATTCATTCTGTAGCTCTCCTTTACTTGATCATATTTCTATATATCCTTAAATTGGTATCGACTCATTTAATTTCCTTAAATATATCTACTCCTCCTTGTACATGTTTTTCATTCATAATATCTCCTTTACCATGCTTTCAACATATCTTGCGATCGCCGGTGCGCTGGTTAAACCTGGCGATTCGATGCCGATCAGGTTTATAAATCCCGGTAGGCCTCTGTCCTGCTCATGTCTAATCACGAAGTCCCGAAAATCGTCTCCCGGGCCTTGAAGCTTGGGCCTGATACCCGCCATTTCCGGCTCCAGGTCATCACTCTCTATAAAAGGGAGAAAGGCCTTAACCGAGCTATAGAAAAGTCCTCTTTGTGACTCATCAATCCTGTAGTCGATTTCATTTACGTATCGGGCATCTGGCCCCAACCGCATCCTCCCTTCAAGGTCCAGGGTAGCATGGATTCCCAGCCCCCCTCTACTAGGCTGGGGTACCGGATAGATGAGCCTTTTAATTAACCTGTTTTTACGGTTACCTACACTGAAATATTCCCCTTTGCAATAGAACAGTTGATACCCTGCTTTGTTTATATCTATTCCCCCAAGCTGTGCTATTCTATCGGAGTATAAGCCAGCACAATTTATCAGGATTTCTGTTTTAAACGGAAAGGATCCGGAGCCATTCTCTACCGTCACCTCATATCCATCAGAGAGCTTCTCTATTCCAATAACATTTGACTTGTAGGCTATTTTGGCACCTGCTCCTTGCGCCTTACTGAGAAAGTACCTCATCAAAGTGTGTGAGTCCATGGTCCCGCTCGAAGGGGAGAAAATGGCAGCCACCGCTTCGATATTTGGTTCCAGTTTGTTAATCTCACCCCTTGAAAGCACTTTAAGTCCCCTAGCTCCATTCCTTCTTCCCCGTTCCAGTAATTCCTCCAATTCCCCCACCTCCTCATCCTCGGTCGCTACAATGAGTTTGCCTGTCTTCCTATGGCCTATTCCATACCGCCGGCAAATTTCGTACAGCATGGCATTGCCGTCAACACACGTCTCCGCCTTCAACGAACCTTCAGGGTAATAAATGCCTGCATGGATGATCTCGCTATTCCTACTGCTCGTCTCTTTCCCAAAAGTCTCGTTCTTCTCCAGAATATAAACGTCCTTGCCCTTGCCAGATACTTGAGCCGCCACGGCCAACCCCACTACCCCCGCTCCGATTACCGTTATTACAGCTCCAGGTGTTGCCCTGCCAGACATATCATTACCCTATTTTGATGAAACCAGGAAAACCAGCTCATTTGCGCCCTCTAGGTAATAGGCCTGTGCAGCCACTAACTGGTCCATAGCATCCCTCAGTTCGATAAACTTAATCCCCTTGACTACCCCGCCATCCTCTACATCCAGGCAGGGCATGACCTTGACCTCTTACATCGACAGGTCCTCTAGTTTGGTTAAATCCTGGTACTCCATTACAGCGCTCATGGCATGGCTCTCGGCCTCTATGCCAGCCTCCACAGCTGCAGCCACCGGATTGAGTCCCCCCAAAATGATTACGCCGATCTTGTTCAGATCCACCGGGACCTCCCCCACCGACTGGCTGGTGTCCCCCATAATCAGCAATCCACCAAACCCGGCTTTGCTTAGACCGGAGATGACTGCTTCGGCTAGAGGCCGGCATAAAGCCGGTATCTGCCGAAAGTTGGCCAGCACCTTCCCTTCACCCCTACTGGCTACCTGCCCAACACTGGTCATCCTGCTGGTGATGAATATCTCCGAGGGGTCTAGAGAAGAACCTGAATACTCGATTAGATCGACAAACCGAAATGACTTTTTACTCCTCATCTGTAACAGACCACCGAATTTCGAATCCATCGGGATGCCTGCCTTTAGCAAAGCCCCGTTAATGATAATACTACATACTGTAGCGAAGCCAATCTTGCCTTCAGGAACGGTTGTCCCAACTAGCCTTTCCCCCTCACTCGCTACAGCCACCAGGTCACTTACACATATTCCTGCTTCGAAGGCCACCCTCATAATCTTTAGTGCTTTTTTAAATTGCTCCTTGGGGAAAAGGGTGATATTGACCGGGACTCTACCGCAGCGCTCCTCCCAATTGAATGTTGTCTGAAAAGCAAGTAGCTCGATCTTACTTATTACGAAGCCGACCTTGTCACCCACCATAGCGCTCTTTAGCTCGTCTATGCCCGACTGGGTAACTAACCTCCCATCCCTTCCGATCAGCCGGGTAAGACCCCTCTCATCCATGAACTTGAGGTGGTACCTTACCGCCCGCTCACCAAGATCGATGCCATAATCACTGAGTCGCCGTGCAATCACCCTGGCCCCCAGAGGCTCTGTGGACTCGCTCAGTATCTTGAGGATGGTAGCTACCTTTCTTTCTACTTCGTGCCGCTCATACCCTATCACTTTACATACCCCCGGAAAACCACTACTAAACCCTTACCGCTATCCCTCTATCCGCCAGGTACTTCTTTGCCTGAGGTATCGATATTTCCCCAAAATGAAAAACGGATGCACACAGAACTGCCGAGGCCTTGCCCACAACTACCGCTTCATAAAGGTGCTCAAGCTTGCCAGCGCCGCCCGAGGCAGTAACCGGAATATCCACCGCCTCGGCAACAGCTTTTGTCATCTCCAGATCATAGCCCTCCTTTGTGCCATCGGCATCCTTGCTTGTTAGTAAAATCTCTCCTGCACCCAGTTTCTCCACCTTCCTCGCCCACTCCACAATATTAAGCCCCGTCCCTTCATTGCCACTCTTTATTACTACCTCAAGCCGCGGAAGGTTGCTACCCATTGTATTCTTCCTGCCATCAATGGCAACAACTAGCTTCCCCCTCCCAAATCTCCTGGCAGCTTTCTCTATAAGCTCAGGATGCTTCACCGCAGCGGTATTAATTGAGACCTTGTCCACACCCAGGTTGAACAACTCCTCCATATCTACAATACTCGCAACACCACCGCCAACGGCAAAGGGAACAGTAACCACATCGCAGACCCTCTTGACCCACTCTATCCTCGTCTTTCTATCCTCCACAGTAGCAAAGATGTCCAGGAAAACCAGCTCATCTGCCCCCTCGAGGCAATAGGTCTGCGCTGCCTCCACCGGGTCCCGGGCATCCCTCAAGTCAATAAACTTTATCCCCTTGACTACCCTGCCATCCTTTATATCCAGGCAGGGTATGATCTTTACCTCTTCCACAGTGCATGCCTCCACAATTTTTATCCCCCACTGAATGCTGCAGCCACATATCTACTAAACGGCAATAGGTTGCCGTTTAGTAGATTAGCATTGCACGTGAGCTTTGTCAAGAGATTATTGATGGGAAATTTCGATCAATTTTTCCTCTTAAAGGTGCTCTTACAGCTACGAACGTACAAACCATTGCCTGCTTCCATGGATTGATGTATCATAGTCTCGAATACAATCCACACCCACCACAAGGAGAATCCCTTGTTTTTTATCGCTGTCTGGGTAAAGGCAGGTCTCCCCGACCCAAGGGGAGATGCACTGCAAAAGGACATCCAAGACCTTGGAATCATCACGGTGACACAGGCCAGGGTCAGGGACATATATCTACTGGAGGGCAGGTTATCCGAAGCTGAGGTGGATCGAATCTGTCAGGAGCTACTGGCTGATCCTGTGGTCCAGGAGTATGGCTATGGTGAAGCACCCACATCCCCGGGCCAGCAAGCTCATGTCATCGAGGTTGCTTACAACCCCGGCGTCATGGACCCCGTAGAGGAGAGCATTAACAAGGGAATCCGTGACCTGGGCATCTCCACCGTTGACCGGGTAAAAACGGCTAAAAGATACTTCCTATGGGGTGAGCTATCCAAGCAGGAGCTTGAAACCATCTGTGATAAGCTGCTGGTTAATCCGGTTATCCAACACGTGGTCACGAGGCGGGAGGCGCTCTCCCTGCCGCCTGCCACCTATGATTTCTCTCTTGAGTCCATCGAACTACTGGGGCTAGACGATGCAGCGCTAACGGAGCTCAGTAAAAACAGGCTCTGGTTGAATTTGAGCGAAATGAAGCGTATCCAGGGCTATTTCTCCGGGTTAGGCCGCAACCCCACGGATATTGAACTGGAAACCCTGGCGCAAACCTGGTCCGAGCACTGTGTCCATAAAACATTTAAGGGAAAGATAAAGCTGGGACAGCTAGTTATCGACAACCTGCTTAAGAGCACGATCATGAGGGTTACAGATGAACTGGATAAGCCCTGGTGCCTTTCGGTCTTTGAGGACAACGCCGGGGTAATAGATTTCGACGGCCGCTACGCAATCTGTTTCAAGGTTGAGACGCACAATCACCCCTCAGCGGTGGAGCCCTATGGCGGAGCATCTACGGGAATCGGCGGGGTTATACGCGACCCGCTTGGCACTGGGTTGGGATCAAAACCCATCCTGAACACCGATGTGTTCTGCTTTGCCCCACCCGATCTCCCCTACCAGAGTCTGCCCCCGGGTGTGCTCCACCCCCGCCGCATTTTCAAAGGGGTCCGCGCCGGGGTAGCCGACTATGCCAACCGCCTCGGCATCCCCACGCTCAATGGTGCTATACTCTTTGACGAAAGGTATATAGGCAATCCCCTGGTTTTCTGCGGCACAATAGGGCTACTACCCAAGGGCATGAGCCAACGCGGTCAGCAACAACCGGGTGACCTGGTAGTCCTTGTGGGTGGGAACACCGGGCGTGACGGGATCCACGGGGTTACCTTCGCCTCGGGAGAGCTTACCGCAGACTCCGAGGCAGTTTCTTCCAGTTCTGTTCAGATCGGCAATCCAATGGTGGAGAAAAAGCTCATCGATGTCCTGCTTAAGGCACGGGACCAGAGGCTATATCGGCGAATTACCGACTGTGGCGGGGGCGGGCTCTCATCAGCAGTGGGTGAAATGGCCCGAGAGACCGGGGTGCGCGTTTATCTGGAACGTGTCCCCTTGAAATATACCGGTCTCTCCTATACCGAGATATGGCTATCCGAATCACAGGAGCGGATGGTTCTGGCCGCCCCTCCAAGCGCTGCTGACCAGTTGATCCACCTCTTTGCGAGCGAGGATGTAGCAGCGACGGTCATTGGCGAATTCACCGATAACCACCGGCTTCAGCTTTTCTATAATGGCGATCTAGTTGGCGACCTCGATATGGAGTTCCTGCATAACGGTTTGCCGCAACTGTATAGAGAGGCAGTTTGGGAGACACCGCATCATGCTGAGCCCGATTTTCCTGAACCACCTGACTTGGGGAAAGAGCTACTAAGTATCCTGCGCTCGTGGAATGTCTGCAGCAAGGAATGGGTTATCCGCCAGTACGACCACGAGGTGCAAGGTGGCAGTGTGCTCAAGCCCTTAGTAGGTGTAAATAGCGACGGCCCCGGAGATGCCGCCATTATTAGGCCGTTACTCGATTCGGACATGGGTATAATCGTCTCCAATGGCATCAATCCTAAATACGGGGACATCGATCCCTACTGGATGGCTGCCTCCGCCATAGACGAGGCATTGCGGCAGATAGTCGCCGTGGGAGGCAGCCTGCGGAGGGTGGCGCTCTTGGATAACTTCTGCTGGGGCAATCCGGAAAAGCCCGACCGGCTGGGCAGCCTGGTGCGGGCGGCGCAAGCCTGCTATGATATGGCGATTGCCTATGAGACCCCCTTCATATCTGGCAAGGATAGCCTATATAACGAGTATGAGACGAAGAAGGGTAGCATATGTATTCCACCTACGCTCCTCATCTCGGCAGTAGCAGTGATGGAGCAGGTAGAACGGGCGATTTCTATGGACTGTAAAAAGGAAGGCAACCTGATCTACATCGTCGGCACGACCTATGATGAACTGGGTGGCTCTCACTACTACGGCATTCACGGCTTTGTTGGCAATAATGTGCCCCGTGTGAACCCCAGGAGGGGAAAAAGGCTGATGGATGCCCTCAGCGCCTCCATCGACAAAGGCCTGGTGAGGGCGTGCCATGATCTGAGCGAGGGTGGTCTGGGGGTGGCTGCCGCCGAGATGGCCTTCGCCGGGGAACTCGGAATGGGTATCCACCTGGCGAAGGTACCGCTGGGTAGCCTCATGAATAGGGATGATCTCATTCTCTTCTCTGAGTCAAATACCCGCTTTTTACTGGAGGTAACACCTAAGGACAGGCACCAGTTCGAGAAAATGATGGCCAGGTTCGATTGCGCCGCCATCGGTAAGGTTACAAGCGATAGAATCCTCAAGATCTATGGTCTGAGTGGAGAGCAGGTTCTTTCCACGCCGCTTGCCGAACTCAAAGAGGCCTGGCAGAACCCGCTTCGCTGGTAGTATGTAATGGCTAGGGTGAAGACACTGATACTACGCGCCCCGGGGACAAACTGTGACGGGGAAACAGCGTTTGCCCTTGAACAGGCTGGATCACAGGTCGAGTCAGTACATATTAACGAGCTTGTACGAGTCCCCGAACTCCTTTTTCATTACCAGATAATGGTCATCCCCGGTGGTTTTACCTATGGCGATGACATCTCAGGCGGTAAAATCCTGGCCAATGAACTAAAGTTGAAGCTGGGCGATGAGATACGAAAGTTCGTTGCGGATGGAAGGCTCATCCTTGGGATCTGCAATGGTTTTCAGGTCATGGTGAAAGCGGGGATTCTGCCCCAATCATCGCCATTAACCCTGGCAGGCAACGATTCGGGCCGGTTCGAGTGCCGCTGGGTATATCTCCGCGTCAATGAGAACAGCCCCTGCATATTCACCCGGGGGATAAGCACCATGTACCTACCTGTGGCTCACGGTGAGGGTAAGGTGGTAATGATTGAAGACGGGATGCTAAATGTCGCCCTATATTACGCCGATGAGAATGGAAATATTAACGCGGGCTATCCCTATAATCCAAATGGCTCAATAGACGATATAGCCGGCATCTGCGATGCTTCGGGGCGTATTTTTGCGCTAATGCCGCATCCGGAGCGCTTTGTCCGCTGGTCGCAGCACCCGCGGTGGACAAGGGAGCCAGCTAGAGAACGTGGGGACGGCTTTCGCATCTTTTTAAACGCCGTGGCATGGGCCAAAACCATTTGATGGCACTTGAGGGAACCATTTACACTATCGGCACCAGCACTCGCTCCGCGGAGGATTTCACGCGGCTGCTCACCAGCCGCGACGTAGCAGTTGTAGTCGACGTGAGGAGGTTCCCCTTCAGCAGGTTTGAGCACTTCTCTAGTGAAAATTTTTCCAGATTTTTACGACATGCCGACATCGATTACGTCCATATGGGGGAAGTGCTGGGAGGCTACCGTCGCGGGGGTTACCAGGCCTTCATTACCTCGTCCGAGTTCAGTGAGGGCATGGACAAGCTCATCCAAATAGCCGATAGAAGTATTGTAGCTTTGGTTTGTGCCGAGCGCCTCCCCTGGCGTTGCCATCGCCGCTTTATCGGTGCCGAGCTTGAGAAACAGGGATGGCGAGTTATCCATATTATTGACGAAGATAGGGATTGGCAATCAAAGAGAACTTCTGTGGGTAGAAGGAGCGCTCCCAGTGTGAGCAGATCAAAATATGTTTGAGACAAGGTTTACCAAAATGCTGGGAACCAAATATCCCATTATCGGCAGAACCATGGCATCCATCAGAGACGCTGACTTTGTAGCCGCTATTTCCAACGCATGGGGAGTAGATATGGTCTATATCATGTTCCAAACTAAGGAGTAATTCGCAGCGGCCATCCATCATGTATAGACCGCTGAAAAAGAGGTGCCCCCGAGGCCGACAGGTCGGCCGACACTTCGGCCTATAATCGGGGCCGGGGGTCTCCCCGATGTATCGGGGCAGCTTTAAAAAGTCCCCCAAGATGGGGGGATTAGTGGGTTGATTGAGACTATTTCAGCAGTCTCATTTAGAGCAAAATACAAATTTCTACGCCAAACCTATTGACAGATGGGCCTAAACGTGCTAGTCTCTGGTCAAATTTCCAAAGGAGGGTGTAATGCAAGCATACTGTATGAAGTGCCGGAAGAAGGTAGAGATCAAGAACCCAAGGTCGATAACAATGAAGAATGGGCGCCCAGCAACTCAGGGCAACTGCCCAAATTGCAACACCAAGGTATTTCGAATAGGCAAGTCATAAGATCGCTTTGTAGCGTTCCCAATTTAAAACGATACCGATAATCGATGTCTCAAATCTGGCAATTTATCGCCGGAATGTGATATTTCGGTTAAGAGGTGATTTATTATCGCTCCTGCGTCGAAGTGCTTGTAATATGGCGCAGGAGCGATATCATTTTTATGCTAGCCCTACGATGGCAATTGCGACTGTGCAAGCCGGTGGCATCCCCCCCATGTTATGGGTCAACCCTAACTTGGGGTTCTTTAACTGCCGTGGGCCGGCCTTTCCCTGAAGTTGCAGATACATCTCATATATCATCCTCAGCCCGCTAGCACCGACGGGGTGACCAAAACATTTGAGACCACCATCAGGCTGCACCGGCAACCCTCCATCGATATCGAAGAATCCACTCTCGATGTCATCCCTCATATGTCCACGCTTACTGAACTGGAGATCCTCCATAATCGTGGCCTCGGTTATTGAGAAGCAATCGTGGACCTCGGCCATGCTGATCTCCTCGCGCGGATTCTTTACTCCCGCCTCGGCATAGGCCGCCAGCCCAGCGCGATATGTCTCCTCCACATGGGTGAAGTCGTAATCGTTCCTCACCGGGCCTTCGGCAGGGCCCACGCACATCTGTACTGACTTAATGTAGACTGGATCAGTCCTGAACTTCTTCGCATCCGCGGCGCGCACTACAATAGCAGCTGCTCCGCCATCGCTCACGCCGCAGCAGTCGAAGAGACCCAGCGGCCAGGCAATTATCGGGGCGTTCATTACCTGATCAATGGTAAGCTCTCGGTGAAAATGGGCTTTGGGATTCATATTGCCATTATGATGGCTCTTAACCGAAACATGTGCCAGCATCCTCTTTCCCTCGTCCGGGCTGAGGTTGTAGCGGTCGAAGTACCTGGTTGCCAGCATGGCAAAGATGGCCGGCGCGGTGGTGGCCACACCTCCCACGCCCGCAGTACCCCCCGGGGCAGTGGAAATGAGGCCAGCGATGCCCATGTCCTTCAGCTTCTCCGCGCCCACCGCCAGTGCGATATCAACCGCGCCGCAGGCTACCGCATAGGCAGCATTTCGCAGCGCGTCTGTGCCGGTGGCGCACATATTCTCCACCCTGGTTATCGGCTTATACTGGAGCCGGAGGCCGGCCAGACCCAGCCCGGCCATTCCGCTCACCTCCTGCCAGTTCCCCACCCAGGCCGCGTCGATATCCTTGGGCTCGACCCCCGCATCCTCATAGGCCTCATAGGCAGCATCGACCATCAGGTCGCTGGAGCTCTTATTCCATAGCTCACCAAACTTGGTGCAGCCCATTCCAATTATGGCTATCTTATCCTTTATACTCTCTGCCATTTCACCCTCCTTTCTTAGCCTCTTACCGGCCGCGCTTTCCAGTAGTAGTTATGTATCCCGCGGTCGAAGTACATCTGCCGTAATACCATCTCCACCGGCATGCCCACCTTAACCTGATCCGGGTCACGATCGGTGAGCTCGAACCACCCGCGGCCACCGCCCTCGAAGTCTATGAACACAGGTGAGCCCGGCGGATCAATAACGTCCGCCAGTTGGTCGAGAGAATAGGTGAAGATATGGCCTTTCTTGTCGGAGAAGCGGTAATCCTCAAACTGATCCTTGGCCTGGCAGTAGTAGCACACCCTGATGGGCGTCATGCCGCCCACGCCGAAAGGCATCTGGTACTGTACATTGCCACAGACCTTGCACTTATCTCCGTAAAGGCGAAGGACTTCCTTACGGCTTCGCTTCAGCGCTGTCAGTGAAGTGTAGGGAATCTCCGGCCGGCGGGCGCGCTCCACGGTAACCAGGCCACGCCATCGAAGGTAGGTGGCATAATTGGTGAGTACCCGCTTCGATGCCAGGTAACCCTTGGTGGCACACCGGTCGCGCACCTTCTTATTCTTAATCGCATCCGTTACCTCGATGAGGAAGGCATCGGCACCGTTTCCATAGTTGGCAAAGAGGATCTTGTCACCTGGCTTGGCCTCTTCCAGAGCGGCGACAAGCATCATCATGGCCATCGCAGTCCCCGTATTGCCCACCGTCATAAAGAATGGCTCCTGGATCTGCTCCATGCCGAAGCCGAGCCCTACTGTCAGCTTCCCGTGCCTTCTTATATCGATAGGGGCACTAACCACTACCTTAGCGAAATCCTTGGCTTCAAGCTTATTTTTCTTCATCAACCCGGACATCGCCTGTGGAAGAATAGCTGAGTAGCCCTCATCGAGAACCATCCTATCCTCCCAAGAACGTATAAAGGTGTCACCATCGGCGCGCCACTCCCCAGCGAATTCGTCGGATACGAAGTAGTGGTCTGAAATAGCGGCTATAACATTCTTGTCTCCAATGAGAAGTGCGGCGGCTCCGTCACCGAAGGACCCCTCGACAAAACCGCCCGGTGCCGGCATACGAGTGTCGGCGGCAGTCACAACAATGCTCTCGGCCGATCCCGCCTTGACCGCATCCAGGGCCGAAGCGATAGCGATAGTGCCGCCCCGTAGCGAGTTGGCGAAATCGGCAGTTCGGATCTCGCTCCCCATATCGAGAGCCGTGGCTATAATGGTAGAACACTGCTTCTCTTTATATGGAGAACATGTGGTAGCAAGATACAAGCCACCGATCTTCCTGGGGTCGAAACCATGTAAACAGTCGTTGGCCGCTTCCCATCCCATGGTCACCGCATCCTCATCGTAGCTGGCCATCGCCTTTTCCCCCGGTATGGGGAAACCGCCCCAGGCTTTATAGATCTCCTCCCTACTTAGCCGATTATACGGGATATAAGCTCCGTAAGAAGTAATCCCAGCCATTTAAAACACCTCCTTATACATCTTTTTTTAAAACCCTTTTTTAACAATTATGGAGGCTATCTATAGCCCCCATAAACAGTGCTCACCATTTTTGGGTTCTGCTCCACGATCAACACGGTCACCTAGCCTATCACCTCCGCCTTAAATAGCTCATCTATGCGGGCCTTGTCGTAGCCGAGCTCGAGCATGATCTCCTCAGTGTGCTGCCCGAAGCGGGTGCACCAGTTCCTTACCTCGACCGGGGAATCCGAGAGCTTGTGCATCGAACCGACCTGCCTCACCCGCCCCATTGTTGGATGATCCGCTTCAATAATCATGCGGCGAGCGGTCAACTGTGGATCAGATTCCAGCTCGTCAATGTCATAGACCGGGGCAACACACGTATCCTTCTGACGCAGCAAGGCGACCCACTCATCCCTCGTTTTGGTCAGAAAGGTCTCCCTGAAATGGTTGAATATCTCCTCCCGCTTCTCTCCCTCGGCAAACTGATGTTCAATGAAACGCTCGCAACCCAGAAGCTCACACAGGTTAGTAAAGAACCACGGCTCTAGCACGCCTATGCTTATGTACTTTTTGTCCTTGGTCTGGTATACATTATACCAGGGATAGTGACCGGTAAACATCGTTTTGCCTCTTTCGGGGACCATTCTATTGTATAGATAAGGACTTATCTGTATGGAGGTTGCTTCCACCACCGCGTCCGTCATGGACATATCCACAAACTGCCCCCTGCCCGTCCTCTCCCTGGCCATCAATGCTGCCAGAATCCCGATAGCCGAAGACATTCCACCGGCAGCGAAGTCTGCAATTACGGTACCCGGAATAACCGGCGCACCGTCCGCAGGCCCTGTCATCCCCAATAGCCCACCGATCGATATATAGTTAATGTCATGCCCCACCAGGTCACGGTAGGGCCCATCCTGCCCGTAACCGGTCAGTGAGGCATACACAACCCGCGGGTTGATCTCTTTAATGGTATCGTAGTCAACCCCCAAGCGTTTCACCACCCCCGGCCGGAACCCTTCCATCACCACGTCAGCGCTTTTGGCCAAATGGTAGAAAATATTGCGGCCTTCTTCCGCCTTTAGATTAAGCCCTATTGCCCTACAGTTCCGGAATCCGGGCTGCATAGCCGGATCGAATAAGAACATGACCGGTCCGCCACGGCGTTCGGGATGAGCCTCATAGACCTTTATCACATCGGCACCGAGATCGCCCAACATATTGGCGCAAAAGGGTCCTGGCCCAAGCCATGCCATATCAATTATCCTTATCCCTTCAAGAGCAAGTGCCATTTTCACTAATCCCTCATTTAAACTGAATTCTCCGCTCCTACGCCGTTTTGCTCATTAATTCGGCTAAATCCAGAGGTTCACCCTTGGATGGTTCTCGCTTAAGACTGATAGCGCCTATGGGGCAAACGTCCTCACAAACGCCGCAGCCCATACACTTTACCTGGTCAACCATAGCTACCTCATCACCCATGCTGAGCGCATTGAAAGGGCAGCAGTCATCGCAACTACCACACC
The DNA window shown above is from Dehalococcoidia bacterium and carries:
- a CDS encoding acetyl-CoA acetyltransferase, with the translated sequence MAESIKDKIAIIGMGCTKFGELWNKSSSDLMVDAAYEAYEDAGVEPKDIDAAWVGNWQEVSGMAGLGLAGLRLQYKPITRVENMCATGTDALRNAAYAVACGAVDIALAVGAEKLKDMGIAGLISTAPGGTAGVGGVATTAPAIFAMLATRYFDRYNLSPDEGKRMLAHVSVKSHHNGNMNPKAHFHRELTIDQVMNAPIIAWPLGLFDCCGVSDGGAAAIVVRAADAKKFRTDPVYIKSVQMCVGPAEGPVRNDYDFTHVEETYRAGLAAYAEAGVKNPREEISMAEVHDCFSITEATIMEDLQFSKRGHMRDDIESGFFDIDGGLPVQPDGGLKCFGHPVGASGLRMIYEMYLQLQGKAGPRQLKNPKLGLTHNMGGMPPACTVAIAIVGLA
- a CDS encoding OB-fold domain-containing protein; amino-acid sequence: MAGITSYGAYIPYNRLSREEIYKAWGGFPIPGEKAMASYDEDAVTMGWEAANDCLHGFDPRKIGGLYLATTCSPYKEKQCSTIIATALDMGSEIRTADFANSLRGGTIAIASALDAVKAGSAESIVVTAADTRMPAPGGFVEGSFGDGAAALLIGDKNVIAAISDHYFVSDEFAGEWRADGDTFIRSWEDRMVLDEGYSAILPQAMSGLMKKNKLEAKDFAKVVVSAPIDIRRHGKLTVGLGFGMEQIQEPFFMTVGNTGTAMAMMMLVAALEEAKPGDKILFANYGNGADAFLIEVTDAIKNKKVRDRCATKGYLASKRVLTNYATYLRWRGLVTVERARRPEIPYTSLTALKRSRKEVLRLYGDKCKVCGNVQYQMPFGVGGMTPIRVCYYCQAKDQFEDYRFSDKKGHIFTYSLDQLADVIDPPGSPVFIDFEGGGRGWFELTDRDPDQVKVGMPVEMVLRQMYFDRGIHNYYWKARPVRG
- a CDS encoding CaiB/BaiF CoA-transferase family protein; the encoded protein is MALALEGIRIIDMAWLGPGPFCANMLGDLGADVIKVYEAHPERRGGPVMFLFDPAMQPGFRNCRAIGLNLKAEEGRNIFYHLAKSADVVMEGFRPGVVKRLGVDYDTIKEINPRVVYASLTGYGQDGPYRDLVGHDINYISIGGLLGMTGPADGAPVIPGTVIADFAAGGMSSAIGILAALMARERTGRGQFVDMSMTDAVVEATSIQISPYLYNRMVPERGKTMFTGHYPWYNVYQTKDKKYISIGVLEPWFFTNLCELLGCERFIEHQFAEGEKREEIFNHFRETFLTKTRDEWVALLRQKDTCVAPVYDIDELESDPQLTARRMIIEADHPTMGRVRQVGSMHKLSDSPVEVRNWCTRFGQHTEEIMLELGYDKARIDELFKAEVIG